The DNA segment AGCATCGAATTTGTTTCAGTTGTTGCACAGGTATTAGTGTTATAATTATTGGTCCGATAGTCACGGAACTCACGGTACGTTAGAGCGGAGGGCCATGTCTCAGGTGAGAGAGCCTTGCTGCGTAGAGTGACTGGTATGCCCACCTTAAATGAGACAAATGAGAGTGTACTGGTGTCAGCGCCAAATTTCGTCAGACGGTGAAAGAACACATCCCGCTTGTCGAGTGCTAGACGTACTTGCACCATGTGTGAGATTTGCTCAGTGGTGACCGATGGGGCAAAGCGTGTGAAGAATAGCCACATTCGCGTGTCAGTGTGTGGAATGATATCCAATGAATCCGAGTCGAGTGGCGATCCGGATCCTCTAAGTAGTGGTGATAGCGGCTTAATAGGTGGTGGCATGGTAGTGTTGGACGACGATCCGCTCGCACTTACACTAAATGAAGCGGCCAGGGATGGAAACTGTTGTGACGATGAAATATTGTTTACCCCTGAAGTAAACAATCCTGGATTCGATGATGCTGGTTTGCGATAAATGGGTTGTTGTGACGGCAATTCAGTGGCGATGTTCGACGAAAACAGACAAGAACGGATCTCGTCCTTAAGCACTTTCAGGAGCTCGCGCTTATTATCTGTGATCTTTTGTGACAGCTCGCTACGCAGGCTCACTTTGAGGTCGGCTATGCTGGACAGTAGGTCGACAGAAGTGTGAGTGTACGGGGTGGATGACCTCAACACGGCCGTACGCGGATCCTTGTGAAACTTTACACAGGCTTTACAGGCCCAAAAAAGTTGTGCACAGGACTCTATAGTAGCGGACAGTTCCTCAGAAAGTCCGCTGCATGAGAAGTGAAACTCTGAGTTGCACCAACCCTGGCATTTCACAATGCGATCGGCAGCTACGATGTCGTTAGCGCAGGCGGAACAAATACCAGCCATTGCTTTGTGGATGAGCGATTGATTGTGATGTTGAAGCGACGTAATGATTGTGGGCCGGAAACCGTTTCCAGGTGATTGACGGTGAATAATCCAGTTGTTAAACAACACCAGGCAATGGAATCACCTACACCAGCAACAGGTTCAGCAAAGATACAGGTTTCCACGGAATAATATAGAAAATAGTCGGAGCGCAGAGAATCTTCGACCAGTCACAGTGACGTTTGGAGTGAGAGTCTATTGTTCATGAAAGTGACAttattttgaacgataaaCTATCGTATTATGTTGTGCTATGTTTTTGCCGATTTGTATGTTTAGAGATATtcgtgaaaatgaaaacactgTTTTCGatcccatttttttgttcccaGTTTGGTCCTATTTTGGGCAACGCGAATACGGGTCGGTTAATGTTTGAATTAATGCCAATAGGTggacaaaaatatttaaaaacagtGTAAAAATTCTCACTTTCCTATGATTGGTGTTGATTAGTGctataatttattaattttatgtttggGCATTTTGCTGGCAATTTTTACAGTCATTTTGATTTGAGTTACAAACAAAGTAGGCATTGGATAAATGAGACTGCCTGACGGCTATAGAGTACGGCTCTGACTAGCTcacaaattattaattttctctcaagttattggattatttattcaaaagTGCGTTATTGTTTAAAGTTTCGGCGGGAGTCTACAgcattgatctgtcaaaaatcaacatttatcgtgtacctgttttcggcagcatttaaatgGAATAACTGCTTTTTTTCGTGactttaaaattttaaacggGCTAGAATCAATTCTGCAACCATAGCATCTTTCATTAAAACCACACTTTCATTGGTTTACTGCTCTGGTTTTCTTCATAACAAAACCTTTCAAACTATTGGCTAACAGCAAATCTGCCGAAAAATTGTGAActctgcacattttgtttgatattttgaaaatgttgtgtACAGAAACAGTGCAGTGTAACCACGACTCGATGCTGTCGTGAAACTGACAGCATCCGACGACCGAATGGCCGTTAAGGGCTTCGGGAGCGATCGGGCTACCGAGGGTTGGCACTCGATCATAGGTTGCGacccgacacacacaacagtctTGTAGcatatatattatttatattagaaTATAGTGATTGATACAAAAGAGCCGCGTATGTCCTTTAATATCGTCAATTGTGCACCACTCcgaaacacaaaagaaaaatatgcaaGGAAATGGTGTGATACTTTGaatatgaataacaaatgaatatacacctgttctcactttcttctgaatcgttatccggttgctatggatcgcaatccatgagaatggatcgcaatcaactacgtctgaatcgtttgcaactacgtctgaatcgttttcagctacgtttggatcgctctcagctacctttggattttacggtagctcgcgcaaatttcgttTTGGCGCACCGTTTATTCGGTTATTGTGTGTAGACTATTTTCAACCCGTTTTGCGTAATTGCACGTTTTTAGTtacactgccgaaaacagCTACACTGTCGAAAACAGGTACAGTTATCCTAaatgaaaattggaaaagtaCTTACCCTCACATTATAATTTCCGCAATGCTATAGTTTTCATCAAAGGAGCGTTGTTCAGCTGATAGTCCTGAAGCTGAAAAATGAGAAGAACAAGTAATGGAAAAATTAGTTGGTTTCCAGCCTTCGCCACGATTACAATGCTTCTTCCAGAGACTGCGTAACACAGTATCTTTCGGAAATTAATGGAAAAATATATCCAACCCCTGCAGTTTAACTTTGCAACGGCTGTTCCTATATGAAATTACTAAACACGCGGTGGGCCTGAcgtgaaataaataatcagaaaatAGAGTTTTctctcaaaaataaaaatctaaatCTGTGATGATAGTGCGGATTGGGAGTTGTTTATGCTGAGCATAAACAGTGAATTGGTAAATTTGGAATTTAACCGCCAAAAATGATGCTTTTGCGTTTAAAGCTATTGAAACATCAACAATCCACCAATACATTATTCTTTTTAGGCTTAACAACCATTGTTGGTCAAGGCTTcatgtaccacttgtggggttggctttcagttaCTTTTGGATTTCCTCCCATAGCACACATACGGGGTCTGTCCTACCGTAtcgcggcacggtccatttgtgTCTTGAATCCATGttgagcatgttgttaagtcgtacgagttgacgacttaTCCACGAAACTGGCCAGCTCGCACGAGTCCCGTTAAACATTGCATTGCGAGTAGTATCATTTCCGCTGAATATtcccgctgtgcaaagcgacggaaaaATTCATCCTACTTTTAATGGGTAGCCCCGCGTGATATCATAGAAGATGCTCCAGCACGTGCAATCATTAATGGTAGGTTGTTGATAAAGTTCCTTCTACACATACAGTGAAATGTGTGTCCGCTTTACATGCACAGTGAAATATGGTACTATGCATTATTTCTAattatttttcgtttcattttcttgcAAGTGTTAAATCGCAAATTGTGTGCAGCGCGAGCCAGAAGTGCATGAACAACGATTTTTACGATGACAAATATCAAACACACTGTAACAAACGTACCCCCCTTACCAGTCTATTAGGTTGTGATATCGTGACCGATTTTGTGTCGGCCGAAGATATGCACCTACTATACAAGGCTGTGGAGGTCAAGTTGATCGATTTGTGGATAAAAGGCTTCCCTGGCGTTCCGTGTTACTAGCCACGCCGGCAACATCGTGAAATGTCGGCGCACTTGCGCCTGTTAAAGCTCCCATCAGATTATCAACGCAAGCTGCGCGACCTGCGATACGTCCAACTCTGGAAACGGTGAGCAATAGGTGCGGACGGTTGGTGCCGACACCATTGTGAAATTACAGTGTAGGGGTATGGTTTCTTTAAGCAGGTGCCTGCATTCATAGAACCGTGCCTCTCGACGGAGGCGAATATTTATTCGGTCAGCAAGGCTGACTTAAACACCGTTACCCTTAAACACTACCCCAGCAGTACCTTGATGTGCAAGTTAGCTGCAGTGCAGACAGCGCAGGACGGGGTATACATATGTACCGTTGACATACGCTTATGTTGATgaagaataaaagaaaaaatatgcctTTACCCAGCTTcgtgttttgttctttatatAAATGGGGTAAATAATGAGAAATAGTTTTGGTACTAAACAATCTTTAACTTAaacttaaatttaattaaactaacCGGCTTATTTTACGTATCGCAATACGCGTTTGAAAAAATCGCTAACATATTTTGATGTAATCGACGAATTCGCCGATGATGCCACGCTCCGGAACAGCTCACACACGTTCAGGAAATGGGAAAACGATATTTTTTCGTTCctcatatacaaaaaaaaaaaatattgctgTGCAGTGAAACCACGCAATTCCTCATGTATTGTTTGTCGCTCAACTTGCGCTCCATGTTGTTCAGCTCGTCCTCCAACCGTACAGGCTGCAGCGTAAAGTCTTCCGGGACGGGAGGCGAACTTCCATCCTCATCCCCACATATTGTCTGTTGCAGTCGGTTCACCACGACCTTCATAACCGCCGTAGTTTTCCGGACAACGGAGGCAATGTTATGCAATAGAGTCCTGATTtagctgaaacaaaaaaatcatataattaaaacaaatataataaaaaatgagccggtctcgtagtacagtcgtcaactcgtacagtatcggacattaagataggaccctttttttcaatgcaccgtgcacttgttttgccacgttacttgtgtttgtgtgtgtgtatgtgtgtatgtgtgtgtgtgtatgtgtgtatgtgtgtgtgtgagtgtgtgtgtatgtgtgtgtgtgtgcatgtgtgtgtgtgtgtgtgtctgtgtgtgtgtagtagtagtagaaagagagtgtgctttttaatgtgtatttgcaagtgcgcgggtttgtgtctgaaaaacatagcttgccatgatgtcatattgcgttgaaattattcttattatgtgtgttatcatgtgaaacattgtgcgtttacacttggataaaaactaaagtttgcatcgacagcagcgcttgttcctcggacgaaaacgcaggtgtgctgtttcatgaatgtgaatgcgacaccggtgcgaaatggacacgcgcacaatagcaatgaactcggcattccctcacaggtgtttctccagtgcacgccattgaaaggccttcgtgcatctctgcgttgcacgttgtgtgcgaatggtaaactttgtgcgtgcattgagctggtgcgcagttattcttttcaatgggcgttttgtttcatgagcgcggcagtattctgttctcgattttgaagggaagacgcttactcgcgtactcgttgatagttttatccatgcgatgtttttgctgctccaaaacgatgtaattcatcgcgtatagaagtagaacgcaggcagagcacgggatcagccgtgtccaactttttaaccagcgcgttcttgacggtccaagcatgcaatgttagtaacaatgggtcgaggtaaacgttgtaccgattatcagcgccatatgtaaaagcgaatggctgctgctggcattaagcgcaaaaggatcgagttcgtaatggaacgatcgcgcacttttgtggcaaacgcgcttcggacaaccgaaacgtgcttagacaactgaaacgcgcttggacaaccgaaacgcgcaagtcaaccggacgtcctcagaagaccacggcgaaagaagaccgtaacattgttaatatatcgaaaactcactgatcgcgagggcggtggtcctgcttatcacaccaaaacctaacccaaaacacaaaaaagctacttacaaatctatccgaaacgacctacttgtgaaacaaacacacacatcaatacacattcaaacatacatccacacacacacacacacatgcacacacacatgcacacacacataaacacacatacacacacacacaaacacaaacacatacaaaccacacataaacttggcccaacgggtgcacggtgcgttaaaaacccgatgccctatctttctgtccgatactgtacgacttaacaacatgcccgtcatgggttcaatccccaaatagaccgcgccgccatacgtaggactgactatcctgctatggggggtgaatcaattagtcactgacagccaaagcccacaagtgggcacaggcaagccttgaccgacatcggttgttgagccaaagataaagaagaagaagataataaaaaataaactagaAACCTTGTTTTACCTGTTATGTAGATAAATAGCTGATGTTATGCGTCTCCTACATATTCCGACGAACAGTGATTTCAATGATGTAATCTGCATCAAAATGCTCTTGTGGAATATTTGCATGTTATTCTTTCCTAATGGTCTCATATTTGATACATATTCGAACATATCGAGAGCTTACATTTGGTCATCACTACCCGTGTACAGGGTGGCCATTCAACCGGGAAAACCGGGAAAACCGGGAATTAGCcgggaattttatttttccgggAAAACCCGGGGAAAAACCGGGAAAAACCGGGAAATTctcaaaaaaagggaaattatcaCAAACTTTTGCTATCACTGTTTACCATCGTACTAAgtgcattttcaattaatgttgaaatatgttttgtaTATTGTTCCCAACTTACCACAGGCCAGCAACATCACACCAATGTGTAAGGACAAAATTTTCCGTTTCTCACATATGGTACCTTATAATACCATATGTGCAATATATGTACTATACTTCTCATTCGCACTGGTGCAATACTTACGTTCACCGATATTGGTTCTTGCACATTTCGGGTGTGGTGTGCTTTATTCGTTCTACCTTGCATTCGTCTTTTATTCAACTCTCGTGAAGTTGCGGTCTTGTCGAATTTAACGGTGGATTTAGTGCGCGATCCCAATTTTTGAACATAATTGATAATTTTTGTCCCCTTTAGCAATTTTAAGGTTACCCAATCACACATCACCTGTACATTGGCATTTTGCAGTTTGGTTTCGGGCCTGTACCTTCATTCTTCCCGGGTGACTGGGTTCCCACACTGGCATTGATGGTTGAGGTGGCGTCGCTTCTGCAGTCCGATCGTTGCTCCGTCGTTTTATTATCACATAAAGTACACTTCCCGTAAAACATattcaagaaagtgtcccaaaattaAGAAACACACTGAAATCTCCTGTATCTATTTGTGAGGTGCATCATCAGCGTCATGCGAGTAACAGCATGCATGGCTGCTGTTTTACAGGAAATCCGTTCTTCGCAGATTTGTATGCTTTCTCCAGTGGCTGGTTGGTCCATGACTTcagctttcccttttttaaggTTGTGTGATGACATCTGTTAATCAAAAATTGATAGCAGATGAAAAATATCTTTGCCACGGGGTAAAGTCTTTACACGTTAGTGTCTTGATGCTAAACCACTAAAAAGCAATATTCgtacagcttttttttgtcgttttttcaTCAGTTGTTTGCTCATATAAaacttccgaaaatataaaaaatgcatATTTAAATAGCTTAAGATCCATAGTAGCCAAAATAGATCCATAAACGCGAgcgcacgattgaaaatttgtttgtacaaatttgatagaaatcatgccaaaaatggttctcaaatgtgttgtcacACCTCTAGATTGGATAtcatctcttcttcttcttcttctttttggctcaacgaccgttgtcggtcatggacttgactttcagtgacttattgatccccctatagcaggatagtcagtcctacgtatggcggcacggtccatttggggcttgaacccatgacgggcatgttattaagttgtacgagttgacgactgttcTACGAGACCGGATAAATTGGCTAGATTGGATATTatattgttgaataattcacTAATACTTTTATCCAGTTTTTATGACAAGTTTCCATCGTTCCCGTAATGCCCGTGTTTACTTACCATCCTCTTGATAGCGATTTTTGAAAACGTATTATATAATAATTTGGAATCGAAGTACGATAAAACCGACAGACGAAGCATAGTGAACTCCAAAAAAATCCGGGAAAAACCGGGAAAAAATCAGGAATTTAAAATCCTGATTTGAGTGGCCATCCTGCGTGTAAGACCTATTATATGTAACTTAGCATCAGttgaataagaaaaagaaatggtAAACCACAAGTCTACCACTTCCATAAATTCAGctaatattttttcttcgGCAACAAGTACCAGTCGTTCTCGAAATAAGTTCAGCAGCTCGACGTACAATTTTCCTTTCGTGTCTGGACAAAATTAAGTCGTCCCTGAGTCAATTTGAAAAGTGGTGTCATTTCCACTTTTAATCTTTCCTGTACTATGGCTTTCAAAGCTCCGACGGAGAGTATCGTGTCTTTATAATGGAATGGTCACAGTCCACAAGCCAGTTTTGCAACAGTTTTATTAAGTGAGGAGTATCTGGGATTATGTATACTTTTTTGTTCATGGGTGCTTAGTAAAGTTGTGGGTACCTAATTTGTTCCAACATCCTATATTGCTGGACCCATTATCACTGATAATGGCAGCTACATGTATATCtattacatttaatttatgaATTTAACTGATTATTGTTGCTTTGCACATCTTCTTGTCAAAATCAATATAAATTGGGTGCTTCCAATTTTTAAACAAGCCACTGGCCATCACTCCTTGAATTTAATTAGACCAATTACTTCATCCGAATCTGGGTCGTATTCCATGGTATAttgaattttcatttaatCAAAGCTTAAAATGCATTCAGTGTCTCTGCTCTGCAATCCTTTTACAAAATTTCCCATGAATAatataatactaataatatcTTCCAAAATGATCCTTGAAATTGATTGTCCTTGCAAAATTTTGTATCGTCATTGGACATGTTACCAGAAGATTCATATCATTCCGCATGTACTCATATCCTCTTTTCCCAAAATATCGAAGGGTAAGAGCACGGTTTACTTCTTCATTTATCCACTTGACCCGTTGCTTTTATTTCAATATGAAATCAATTTGATTAATTTGAAGCAAGCATGCCTTTGAACTTGTTCTTTATTCTAGGGATTAGTTCGTTAGGTTGGATGCAATGTTTTTTCAAAGCGTCTAGTtctttttgtaatttttgtaATGTAAGTTCAGAATTTTCTGACactacccgctgcgcaaagcgatcgaaaacttctcaaactcaaactacaaacatatttcacagctcatggctgtgaaatatttcgcattcaaatttgttgcaaatttataaacgAAATATCCTCGACATGGCTGGCGCACGCATCGCTCGCTCGCGTTGCCTGGCTTGCTCCTTCTCTCGCCTTTTTTGGAGACGCATCATCGTTGCGAATGGTGCGGCGCGGCCATGTCGCTGCCTGGCGGGTGGCATAGAGAGTTGTGTTCTAGCCCGTCGCTGAACTCGCCATTGATTCGCcagcctcggggccccaacgtccatccttccgggggcccttgtcgctagtactctgtccataggCATACTATCGTAGActagcgatctacggggcccctaaatcggcggggctccaggcgaccgcctagtccgcctaccgttagatccgccactgccaGTACGCAAATAAAGCGGCCGTGTGGAGCCCCCGCTCAAAAGTAAAATTACTTCGCAAACCTTCTCTGGTTTAGCATTCCTCATATATCTTCTCGCTCGACACATTCGtgtgaccgcttagggcctcTACACCtgttaatccgccactgggtGGGTCGACCTACCGGGTGGGAACCATCCGCAAACGATCCGGATCATTTGGGCCGACTCGAAATCGTTGCTCCCACAGGACGGGATGGTGGCTGGCGAACTACATACTGCACTCGCCGACCACATACCAGCGCTCCGTGGAGCCACGTGATCGATTGCAGTCAGTGGCCAATAAGACCCCACAGCTCCCTGCCATCTTCCTAATCTCTTTGTTGTACAGGTGATCTTGCCTCCCTTACGAGCCGAGGCTGAGCGCAGCAATTCAAGCCACATCCTCCCGTacaaattttcttcttctttgacgtAACGACCAATACTGTGGACCGGGTTGTAACGGCTTCTTCTTTACCTTACTAAAAcctatgtatgtatgtatggtttatactgcatatttcttgaataaaagaaacgtgtttgaaaatgttttgtttttgcaaaatttgtcaaaacaaaacaaactgtgccgaatctgacagttgcttatcgaaggcgaaaattgttttattgaattggacagagtagcttacaccatctgaaatgtgagcaagtggtagacagcggtgtctattcaaaacgactattgttataaacaagtgcacagttgtttattggactggTGGACGGGAATTTTGAtagcgaaatatttcacagctatgggctttgagtttgagaagttttcgatcgctttgcgcagcggggtgTGCGAAACACGATCGCAAGCGTTCGGTACGGTTTGCTTCGCCCCCCACTTGAACCCACTCTAAAttctctttgtttttgtatagCAACACATCTCATCACAAATACATTTCAAAATCTTCAAGttcgcttttttctctttttttatttcctcttAATTCCTCTTTTTTACAACGTTAATTACAATTAGCAGTTTTGAGTTTGTACTCGACAATTTAATCTGACCCGCTCGaggctttctctctcttctttttttgaatTATGTAAAATTCATTTGAACTGCTCAAGGTTATCTTTTTATGttgttcggttttgtttttataattattataattactACTTacttgtggattttttttgcgcgcaaatttggtacttcctacaaccagattgtttgctgcggcgaactggaccaatctactaccattatcattactgtgctcatgcagactgtgacagccagtgtattggcggtacattggctccctaccgacttttgcgttgaagtcccccaggatgattatgaggtcatgcctggggcacgcatctacgattctagcgaggcggccgtaaaaaaggtccttctcctcttcctctttatcttcggtaggggcgtgaacgtttatgaggcttatattaaagaatttgcctcgcatgcgcagggtgcatagcctatcgtttatagccttgaattccatgattgcgggtttcaaccggggacctacggcgaaacccgttccgagcgcgaggtggcggtcgtggcagctgtagtatatgtcgtagcaatgcttaccacgcctgttgtgcacaccgttccctagccaccgaatctcttgtaaagctacgaggtccatgctcagtgtggctagggcatcatcaagttttttcaaggctccggcttcgcttagagtacgtacgttccatgagcccattttcaGAGTAGTCCGGGGGCATTGCGTATGGTCGGTATCGGGATGTCCGTttcgaaaattattaaaattaccattatttatttgttgattATGTTCGTGAACCATTCGAGGTTCCATTTTATGTATATGAATAACTTAAgtacaaacaataacaaatgtaACTGAAGCCGttcgaagctgttttttatttacacacTAGTGTaccgctgatgatgatgatacacctgtttccatctacgttcgcatctcgtgccgtttgcatcgaatcgcaaaccgcctgcttcgaatcgcatgccactacgatcgaatgcgtgcacccatggttgaatcgcgtgccagtacggttgaatcgcgttccactatggtcgaatcatatgccactacgatcgaatcgtgtgccgctaccattggatttctgaaagcaagagcatagtaaactgtttgtttacgtttgcaaGCTATATCTTTCTacgccgacggcatttcatttgtaaaatactaataaaagggctttattctctgattataggtaaaccccacgaatattggttgaaaccaaggattttaccatcaacaacgaacaccgaatattagttgaacacaaggattttaccatcaacaagggaCCACGATATTCGTCGATAACAAGGATTTTATGTGTAATCAGTAAATAAAtcccttttattagtattttacaaatgaaatgccgtcggcgaagaaagATATAGCttgcaaacgtaaacaaacagtttactatgctcttgctttcagaaatccaatggtagcggcacacgatgcGTACCATGCAGCTGAACGGGCGTGTAAGCGGCGTTTTGAGGAGGTGGAGAGGGAATTCCGTCGTGCCCGGCAACCGGAGCTGCCGACTGTGGGTGAGTACTTGGTGAACGGTTATGAGTGTGAGGTGAATGTAACGAGCAGTGTTGTAAAATGTGCTACGTGTCTATATTACAGAAAACCAAGCCGATGATGCTGAACCATCGTACATGGAGCCCGGTCCGAGCTGTTTTACAGACGATGCTGCTCCGCTTAGCGACAGCGAGGAGGACAGCATGGCCGATGCAAGCAGCGGGGCAGAAAGTGACGACGTCGAAGACATCCAGGTCGAGGTGCAAACGCCGGACCAACCGTACCAAGACCTTTCGTGCGAGGAAGGTTTGCGGCTGTGGGCCCTGCAAACTGGGCAAGCTCATCGTAGCTTGAACCATTTGCTGGGCCATTTGCGGCAGCATTTTCCCAACGCCAGATTGCCCAAGGATGCTCGGACGTTAATGAACACGCCCGCGTCCAGAGCACCGGAGACAGCCATTACGCCTATCGCAGGGAGGACGCTGTGGTACCAGGGTGTGGGGAAATGCCTTCTTTCG comes from the Anopheles coluzzii chromosome 2, AcolN3, whole genome shotgun sequence genome and includes:
- the LOC125906420 gene encoding uncharacterized protein LOC125906420, with product MPSAKKDIACKRKQTVYYALAFRNPMVAAHDAYHAAERACKRRFEEVEREFRRARQPELPTVENQADDAEPSYMEPGPSCFTDDAAPLSDSEEDSMADASSGAESDDVEDIQVEVQTPDQPYQDLSCEEGLRLWALQTGQAHRSLNHLLGHLRQHFPNARLPKDARTLMNTPASRAPETAITPIAGRTLWYQGVGKCLLSYFRDVQPTQEGFELIFFVDGLPLYKSSRSQFWPILMQVHNVPNTPVMTVAIFCGESKPLILEEFLDQVVDEMNHLFMNGLVIGTRFYWVAPTTAQNGHWPTNFFKGLWQPMEICTVQCL